Proteins from a single region of Metallibacterium scheffleri:
- a CDS encoding type IIL restriction-modification enzyme MmeI: protein MPLSWNEIKDRALRFSREWALESSEDAEAKSFWDGFFEVFGVSRRRVASFERRVKKIDGKDGYIDLLWKGVLLIEHKSRGKDLDRASAQARDYFHGLTEAELPRYLLVSDFARFRLYDLDAGDARSRIRPVCYSVVPDLGSTDWRSHSSTICAKSR, encoded by the coding sequence GTGCCGCTGAGCTGGAACGAGATCAAGGACCGCGCCCTGCGCTTCTCGCGCGAGTGGGCGCTGGAATCCTCCGAGGACGCCGAGGCCAAGAGCTTCTGGGACGGCTTCTTCGAGGTGTTCGGCGTGTCGCGCCGCCGCGTCGCCAGCTTCGAGCGGCGGGTGAAGAAGATCGACGGCAAGGACGGCTACATCGATCTGCTGTGGAAAGGCGTGCTGCTGATCGAGCACAAGTCGCGCGGCAAGGATCTGGACCGCGCCTCGGCGCAGGCGCGCGATTATTTTCACGGCCTGACCGAAGCGGAACTGCCCAGGTACCTGCTGGTATCGGACTTCGCGCGCTTTCGCCTGTACGACCTCGATGCCGGCGATGCACGCAGCAGAATCCGGCCTGTTTGCTATTCGGTTGTGCCGGATCTGGGCTCGACTGACTGGCGCAGCCATTCTTCGACAATCTGTGCAAAGTCGAGGTAG
- a CDS encoding DUF808 domain-containing protein, whose amino-acid sequence MATSLLALLDDITTVLDDVGVLTKLAAKKTAGVLGDDLALNAQQVAGVTSNRELPVVWAVARGSLLNKAILVPVALLLSVFAPWAVMPLLMLGGAYLCFEGVEKLAHALRQAGAADAAHHAELTRMLADPALDVLALERDKVKGAIRTDFVLSAEIIAITLGAVAQSTLATRIGVLVTIALVMTAGVYGLVAAIVKLDDLGLHLQQRASRAAQTAGRAILAAAPWLMRTLSVVGTLAMFLVGGGIIAHGVPVLHHASAMLAAVSDPFGWLTPLLFDAALGVIVGGVVLALAALSKRAWPRGVARPR is encoded by the coding sequence ATGGCCACCAGCCTGCTCGCCCTGCTCGATGACATCACCACGGTGCTGGATGACGTGGGCGTGCTCACCAAGCTGGCGGCGAAAAAGACCGCCGGCGTGCTTGGTGACGACCTGGCGCTGAACGCGCAGCAGGTCGCTGGCGTGACCAGCAACCGCGAGCTGCCGGTGGTTTGGGCCGTGGCCAGGGGCTCGCTGCTCAACAAGGCCATCCTGGTGCCGGTGGCGTTGCTGCTGAGCGTGTTCGCGCCGTGGGCGGTGATGCCGCTGCTGATGCTCGGCGGCGCGTATCTGTGTTTCGAAGGCGTCGAGAAACTCGCACATGCGTTGCGCCAGGCTGGTGCCGCGGACGCCGCGCACCATGCCGAACTCACGCGCATGCTGGCCGATCCGGCGTTGGATGTGCTGGCCCTGGAGCGCGACAAGGTCAAGGGCGCGATCCGCACCGACTTCGTGCTCTCGGCCGAGATCATCGCCATCACCCTGGGCGCGGTGGCGCAGTCCACGCTGGCCACGCGCATCGGCGTGCTGGTGACCATTGCGTTGGTGATGACCGCGGGCGTCTACGGGCTGGTCGCCGCCATCGTCAAGCTCGACGACCTCGGTCTGCACCTGCAGCAGCGCGCCAGCCGCGCGGCGCAGACCGCGGGTCGCGCCATCCTCGCCGCCGCGCCGTGGCTGATGCGGACGCTGTCGGTGGTCGGCACGCTCGCCATGTTCCTGGTCGGCGGCGGCATCATCGCCCACGGCGTGCCGGTGCTGCACCACGCCAGCGCGATGCTGGCCGCCGTGTCCGATCCATTCGGCTGGTTGACGCCGTTGCTGTTCGATGCCGCGCTGGGCGTGATTGTCGGTGGCGTGGTGCTGGCGCTGGCGGCGCTGAGCAAACGCGCGTGGCCGCGCGGCGTCGCGCGGCCGCGGTAA
- the glyQ gene encoding glycine--tRNA ligase subunit alpha, producing the protein MSGPSFQDIIQTLNRYWAEQGCVLVQPFDTEVGAGTFHPATFLRALGPEPWAAAYVQPSRRPTDGRYGANPNRLQHYYQFQVVMKPNPDDLLERYIGSLKALGIDPLVHDLRFVEDNWESPTLGAWGLGWEVWLNGMEVTQFTYFQQAGGLECRPVLGEITYGLERLAMYLQNVDNVFDLVWTVAPHGAVTYGDVFHQNEVEQSAYNFEHADVDELRHRFDACEAAAKNLIALGLPLPAYEQVCKASHAFNLLDARRAIGVSERQRTILRVRALARGVAEAYVAQREKLGFPGVKHAEAAHG; encoded by the coding sequence ATGTCGGGCCCCAGTTTCCAGGACATCATCCAGACCCTCAACCGCTACTGGGCGGAGCAGGGCTGCGTGCTGGTGCAGCCGTTCGACACCGAGGTCGGCGCCGGCACGTTCCACCCGGCCACGTTCCTGCGCGCGCTGGGACCGGAGCCCTGGGCGGCGGCCTACGTGCAGCCCTCGCGCCGGCCCACCGATGGCCGCTATGGCGCGAACCCTAACCGCCTGCAGCATTACTACCAGTTTCAAGTCGTGATGAAACCCAACCCGGACGACCTCCTCGAGCGCTACATCGGCTCGCTCAAGGCGCTGGGCATCGATCCGCTGGTGCACGACCTGCGCTTCGTCGAGGACAACTGGGAATCGCCGACGCTGGGCGCCTGGGGTCTGGGCTGGGAGGTCTGGCTCAACGGCATGGAGGTCACCCAGTTCACGTATTTCCAGCAGGCCGGCGGGCTGGAGTGCAGGCCGGTGCTCGGCGAGATCACCTACGGGCTGGAGCGCCTGGCGATGTACCTGCAGAACGTGGACAACGTGTTCGATCTGGTGTGGACCGTGGCGCCGCACGGCGCCGTGACTTATGGCGACGTGTTCCACCAGAACGAAGTCGAGCAGAGCGCCTACAACTTCGAGCACGCCGACGTGGACGAGCTGCGCCACCGCTTCGATGCCTGCGAGGCCGCGGCCAAAAACCTCATCGCGCTGGGATTGCCGCTACCGGCCTACGAGCAGGTGTGCAAGGCCAGTCATGCCTTCAACCTGCTCGATGCGCGCCGCGCGATCGGCGTCAGCGAACGCCAGCGCACCATCCTGCGTGTGCGCGCGCTGGCGCGCGGCGTGGCCGAGGCCTACGTCGCCCAGCGCGAGAAGCTGGGGTTTCCGGGCGTGAAGCATGCGGAGGCGGCACATGGCTGA
- a CDS encoding lipocalin family protein: protein MRHALTARHTRLVLLLLGAVLLGACAGTPSKPLPAARNVDLDRYLGKWYVIANIPYFAERGKLASYVIYRQRPDGRLDDLYFYKKSFKDTTYSEWKGVAWLPDPRDPARWKVRFIWPFTSDYTILDVGPGPAYDYALIGLPSRELLWIFARTPTLDAHTYAMLLDKARALGFPVDQVKKIPQTPAEAGQPGFQ from the coding sequence ATGCGCCACGCCTTGACCGCACGCCACACCCGCCTTGTCCTGCTGCTGCTCGGTGCCGTCCTGCTGGGCGCCTGCGCCGGCACGCCGAGCAAGCCCCTGCCGGCCGCACGCAACGTCGACCTCGACCGCTATCTGGGCAAGTGGTACGTGATCGCCAACATCCCGTATTTCGCCGAACGCGGCAAGCTGGCCAGCTACGTGATCTACCGCCAGCGGCCCGATGGCAGGCTCGACGACCTGTACTTCTACAAGAAGTCATTCAAGGACACGACGTACTCGGAGTGGAAGGGCGTGGCGTGGCTGCCCGATCCGCGCGACCCGGCGCGCTGGAAAGTGCGCTTCATCTGGCCGTTCACCTCCGACTACACGATTCTCGATGTCGGGCCCGGCCCGGCCTACGACTACGCGCTGATCGGCCTGCCCTCGCGCGAGCTGCTGTGGATCTTCGCGCGCACGCCCACGCTCGATGCGCACACCTACGCCATGCTGCTGGACAAGGCCAGGGCGCTGGGTTTCCCGGTGGACCAGGTGAAAAAAATCCCGCAGACGCCGGCCGAAGCAGGACAACCAGGCTTTCAGTGA
- the glyS gene encoding glycine--tRNA ligase subunit beta, with amino-acid sequence MAESAGKPLLIELGVEELPIAAVDTLAVAFFNAVRKGLETRHFGIGREELDRTQQFYCSPRRLAVYLPWVACGQPRVHTKVLGPAVSMGLDAAGQAAAALRGFAAKIGVAVESLTREMTDKGERYVYVSEDVGQPLAALLPEILAEAVKALPIAKPMRWGAHAWSFVRPLHWLVVLHGDQVIEAELFGIRSTRHSRGHRFMADKPVWITDADAYVEALRGAKVIADPAQRRERIHGEVARVAAQLGGMPQMDDALLEQIANLTEWPVAIGCSFDASFLAVPQEALVATMVANQKFVPLLDDHGALLPRFIGVANIESRDETRIRHGYERVIRPRFADAKFFFDKDLKTPLATHQKALAAVVDQSALGSLWDKSVRVAELARVIANRVGADAAQAAHAASLAKCDLLTRMVGEFPELQGVMGRTYALAQGESPEIARALDEVYMPRGAGDTIAGSALGRVLAVAERADTLAGLFAIGGKPGGAKDPYALRRAALGLARTLIEGGLQLDTRGLLLEALDAIPETALAAGLKAAKVTTALDAGARRAALAAEIERFIIERLRGYYAEQGIAAGVFEAVLAVAPSSLVDFDRRLRALADFTRTPECATLVTANKRVANILRKQAETGDAAAAAINSALLEVPAERALVEALAAVRHASTTAATGRDYAGALAHLAALDAPLARFFDEVMVVAEDPAVRGNRLALLAQIRAAFNAIADIALV; translated from the coding sequence ATGGCTGAGTCCGCTGGCAAGCCGTTGCTGATCGAGCTGGGCGTCGAGGAACTGCCGATCGCTGCAGTCGACACCTTGGCCGTAGCGTTTTTCAATGCAGTCCGCAAGGGTCTCGAGACCCGGCATTTCGGTATCGGCAGAGAGGAACTCGACAGGACTCAACAGTTCTACTGTTCGCCGCGACGCTTGGCGGTCTATCTGCCGTGGGTCGCTTGCGGGCAACCCCGTGTTCACACCAAGGTGCTGGGCCCCGCAGTTTCCATGGGTTTGGATGCCGCCGGCCAAGCCGCCGCCGCATTGCGTGGCTTTGCCGCCAAGATCGGCGTGGCCGTGGAATCGTTGACCCGCGAGATGACCGACAAGGGCGAGCGCTACGTGTACGTGAGCGAAGACGTCGGCCAGCCGCTGGCGGCGTTGTTGCCGGAAATCCTCGCCGAAGCCGTCAAGGCACTGCCCATCGCCAAACCGATGCGCTGGGGCGCGCACGCATGGAGCTTCGTGCGCCCGCTGCACTGGCTGGTGGTGCTGCATGGCGATCAGGTGATCGAGGCCGAATTGTTCGGCATCCGCAGCACGCGGCATTCGCGCGGACACCGCTTCATGGCCGACAAACCGGTGTGGATCACCGACGCCGATGCCTATGTCGAGGCGCTGCGCGGCGCCAAGGTGATCGCCGATCCCGCGCAGCGCCGCGAACGCATTCACGGCGAGGTGGCGCGCGTGGCGGCGCAACTCGGCGGCATGCCGCAGATGGATGACGCGCTGCTCGAGCAGATCGCCAATCTCACCGAGTGGCCGGTGGCCATCGGCTGTTCGTTCGACGCGAGCTTTCTCGCGGTGCCGCAGGAAGCGCTGGTCGCGACCATGGTCGCCAACCAAAAATTCGTGCCGCTGCTCGATGATCATGGTGCCTTGCTGCCGCGCTTCATCGGCGTGGCCAATATCGAAAGCAGGGACGAGACGCGTATCCGCCACGGCTACGAGCGCGTGATCCGCCCGCGCTTCGCCGATGCGAAGTTTTTCTTCGACAAGGATCTGAAAACTCCGCTGGCCACGCACCAGAAAGCGCTGGCCGCGGTCGTGGATCAGTCCGCGCTGGGCAGCCTGTGGGACAAGAGCGTGCGTGTCGCCGAGCTGGCGCGTGTCATCGCCAACCGCGTCGGCGCGGACGCGGCGCAGGCCGCGCACGCCGCCAGTCTGGCCAAGTGCGACCTGCTCACGCGCATGGTCGGCGAGTTTCCCGAGCTGCAGGGCGTCATGGGCCGCACCTACGCGCTGGCGCAGGGCGAGTCACCCGAGATCGCGCGCGCGCTCGATGAGGTGTACATGCCTCGCGGCGCCGGCGACACCATCGCCGGCAGCGCGCTGGGCCGGGTGCTGGCGGTGGCCGAGCGCGCCGACACCCTGGCCGGGTTGTTCGCCATCGGCGGCAAACCCGGCGGCGCCAAGGATCCCTATGCCCTGCGCCGCGCCGCGCTGGGGCTGGCGCGCACCCTGATCGAGGGCGGCCTGCAACTGGATACGCGCGGCCTGCTGCTGGAGGCGCTGGACGCCATCCCCGAGACGGCGCTGGCCGCGGGTCTGAAGGCGGCCAAAGTCACGACGGCGCTGGATGCCGGCGCGCGGCGCGCGGCGCTGGCCGCGGAGATCGAGCGCTTCATCATCGAGCGCCTGCGCGGTTACTACGCCGAGCAGGGCATCGCCGCCGGCGTGTTCGAGGCGGTGCTGGCGGTGGCGCCATCCAGCCTGGTGGACTTCGACCGACGCCTGCGTGCGCTGGCCGACTTCACCCGGACGCCGGAATGCGCCACGCTGGTCACGGCCAACAAGCGCGTCGCCAACATCCTGCGCAAGCAGGCAGAAACCGGCGATGCGGCCGCTGCGGCCATCAACAGCGCGCTGCTCGAAGTACCTGCCGAACGCGCCCTGGTCGAGGCATTGGCGGCCGTGCGTCATGCCAGCACGACTGCCGCCACCGGTCGCGACTATGCCGGCGCGCTGGCGCATCTGGCCGCGCTGGATGCGCCGCTGGCGCGCTTCTTCGATGAGGTCATGGTCGTCGCCGAGGATCCCGCCGTGCGCGGCAATCGCCTGGCGCTGCTGGCGCAGATCCGGGCCGCGTTCAACGCCATCGCCGATATCGCCCTGGTGTAG
- a CDS encoding SDR family oxidoreductase, whose amino-acid sequence MNPFPRTLITGATRRVGAEIARQLHADHDLLLHARHAHADAEALAARFNATRARSARILCAELGDEPARAQLAADVGAAPLDLVVFNASRYAPSDLTAAPAMRNAELRAFLEVNVVATWDLALRLRPLLTAAARARGDAAIVVILDLYAQRPLPGYEAYSISRAAGGMLVQALARAFGSEGIRVNGVAPGTVLWAAGAQRGETDAVPARGTALGHIGSPADVAQAVRYLAGARYVTGSVLPVDGGRSTHV is encoded by the coding sequence ATGAACCCGTTTCCGCGAACCCTGATCACCGGCGCCACGCGCCGTGTCGGCGCCGAGATCGCGCGCCAGTTGCATGCCGACCACGATCTGCTGCTGCACGCCCGGCACGCACATGCCGATGCCGAGGCACTGGCCGCGCGGTTCAACGCGACACGTGCGCGCAGCGCGCGCATTCTTTGCGCCGAACTGGGCGATGAACCTGCACGCGCGCAACTGGCCGCGGACGTCGGCGCCGCGCCGCTCGATCTTGTGGTGTTCAACGCCTCGCGCTACGCGCCCAGTGACCTCACTGCCGCGCCGGCAATGCGCAACGCCGAGCTGCGCGCCTTCCTCGAGGTCAACGTGGTGGCCACCTGGGACCTGGCGCTGCGCCTGCGCCCGTTGCTGACCGCGGCGGCGCGTGCGCGCGGTGACGCCGCCATCGTGGTGATCCTGGATCTCTATGCGCAGCGCCCGCTGCCTGGCTACGAGGCCTACAGCATCAGCCGCGCCGCCGGCGGCATGCTGGTGCAGGCGCTGGCGCGCGCATTCGGCAGTGAGGGCATCCGCGTCAACGGCGTGGCGCCGGGCACGGTGCTGTGGGCCGCAGGCGCGCAGCGCGGCGAAACCGACGCCGTGCCCGCGCGCGGCACCGCGTTGGGCCATATCGGCAGTCCCGCCGATGTCGCCCAGGCGGTGCGCTACCTCGCCGGCGCGCGTTACGTCACCGGCAGCGTACTGCCGGTCGATGGCGGGCGCAGCACGCACGTGTGA
- a CDS encoding GspE/PulE family protein produces the protein MATQANAPMLLGRRGRLELDEVLAALIVDGRVAAEDAKLLRQKARPQRAVRNVIDLHPLVLIANAEVPDHAEPERPLSMERLTQWLAGKAGLDYLKIDPTKIDVAQVTQIVSQAYAQRHRILPVKVSAEAVTFASAEPFEVAWAKDLAPMLRRDIVRVVANPIDINRYLAQFYGVQRSVRMARDGAENSPAALFNFEQLVELGKGGELGADDRHVVNIVDWLLQYAFEQRASDIHLEPRREMGRVRFRIDGVLHGVFELPPAVQNAVTARIKILARMDVAERRRPQDGRIKTRSAGGREVELRISVMPTAFGEKVVMRIFDPDVVVRSYAELGFDAHEEQLWRALVERPHGVVLVTGPTGSGKTTTLYSTLKHLARPELNVCTIEDPIEMVAAELNQMQVQPAIDLDFAAGVRTLLRQDPDIIMVGEIRDLETAQMAVQAALTGHLLLSTLHTNDAPSAITRLLDLGVPHYLIQSTLAGVVAQRLLRVLCPHCKRETAPDLDVWQALTRGHAIALPPRVFAPVGCIECRHTGYRGRIAVYEMLNLSPALRALVGADFDCARLTRQAESEGMRPLRMAGASAVARGITALDEVLTVLPLAE, from the coding sequence ATGGCCACGCAAGCGAACGCACCGATGCTGCTGGGACGCCGCGGCCGCCTGGAGCTGGACGAGGTGCTGGCGGCGTTGATCGTCGATGGTCGCGTCGCTGCCGAGGACGCCAAGCTGCTGCGCCAGAAGGCGCGTCCGCAGCGCGCGGTGCGCAACGTCATCGACCTGCACCCGCTGGTGCTGATCGCGAACGCCGAGGTGCCCGATCACGCCGAGCCCGAGCGCCCGCTGAGCATGGAGCGCCTCACGCAGTGGCTGGCGGGCAAGGCCGGGCTGGATTACCTGAAGATCGATCCGACCAAGATCGATGTCGCCCAGGTCACGCAGATCGTCAGCCAGGCCTACGCGCAGCGGCATCGCATCCTGCCGGTGAAGGTCAGCGCCGAGGCGGTGACCTTCGCCAGCGCCGAGCCCTTCGAAGTCGCCTGGGCCAAGGATCTGGCGCCAATGCTGCGCCGGGACATCGTGCGCGTGGTCGCCAACCCGATCGACATCAATCGTTATCTGGCGCAGTTCTACGGCGTGCAGCGCTCGGTGCGGATGGCGCGCGACGGCGCCGAGAACAGCCCCGCCGCGCTGTTCAACTTCGAGCAACTGGTCGAGCTGGGCAAGGGCGGTGAACTGGGCGCCGACGACCGCCACGTGGTCAACATCGTCGACTGGCTGCTGCAGTACGCCTTCGAGCAGCGCGCCTCGGACATCCACCTGGAGCCGCGCCGCGAGATGGGCCGCGTCCGCTTTCGCATCGACGGCGTGCTGCACGGCGTGTTCGAGTTGCCGCCGGCGGTGCAGAACGCGGTGACCGCGCGCATCAAGATCCTCGCGCGCATGGACGTGGCCGAGCGCCGCCGCCCGCAGGATGGGCGCATCAAGACGCGCTCGGCCGGTGGCCGTGAAGTGGAACTGCGCATCTCGGTGATGCCCACCGCATTTGGCGAAAAGGTGGTGATGCGCATCTTCGATCCCGACGTCGTGGTGCGCAGTTACGCCGAGCTGGGCTTCGACGCGCACGAGGAACAGCTATGGCGCGCGCTGGTCGAGCGCCCGCACGGCGTCGTGCTGGTCACCGGCCCCACCGGCTCGGGCAAGACCACCACGCTGTATTCCACGCTCAAGCATCTGGCGCGGCCCGAGTTGAACGTGTGCACCATCGAGGACCCGATCGAGATGGTCGCGGCCGAGCTCAACCAGATGCAGGTGCAGCCGGCCATCGACCTCGACTTCGCCGCCGGCGTGCGCACCCTGCTGCGCCAGGACCCGGACATCATCATGGTCGGCGAGATCCGCGACCTGGAAACCGCGCAGATGGCGGTGCAGGCCGCGCTCACCGGACATCTGCTGCTGTCCACCCTGCACACGAACGACGCGCCCAGCGCGATCACGCGACTGCTCGATCTGGGCGTACCGCATTACCTGATCCAGTCGACGCTGGCCGGCGTGGTGGCGCAACGCCTGCTGCGCGTGCTGTGCCCGCACTGCAAGCGTGAGACCGCTCCGGACCTGGACGTGTGGCAGGCGCTCACGCGCGGCCACGCCATCGCGCTGCCGCCGCGCGTGTTCGCGCCGGTGGGTTGCATCGAGTGCCGTCACACCGGCTATCGCGGGCGCATCGCGGTGTACGAGATGCTCAATCTCAGCCCGGCCCTGCGCGCGCTGGTCGGCGCCGATTTCGATTGCGCGCGGCTCACCCGGCAAGCCGAAAGCGAAGGCATGCGCCCGTTGCGCATGGCCGGTGCCAGCGCCGTCGCGCGCGGCATCACCGCGCTGGACGAGGTGCTCACCGTGCTGCCGCTGGCCGAGTGA
- the aroE gene encoding shikimate dehydrogenase yields the protein MTQIARCGVVGHPIAHSLSPEIHHAFATQFGRQIDYQRIDLAPEQLEEGVRAFFSAGGTGLNITLPHKTAASHLATNLGPWAQRLGAVNMLTREAGGSINGENVDGAALVHDLTERYRVDLRGHDVLVLGAGGAGRAAVWALLDAGARRITVVNRHPAGADALVDAIGMPGRVHSRYWKDLANIGVFDLIINATSTGVLGQHLELPFNLVTPRATCYDLSYGRAASDFMGWAHASGARYAFDGLGMLIEGGAMAYARWFGETPDTEPVFAALRAQHPQA from the coding sequence ATGACCCAGATCGCCCGTTGCGGCGTGGTCGGACACCCGATCGCACACAGTCTTTCGCCTGAAATCCATCACGCCTTCGCCACGCAGTTTGGCCGGCAGATCGATTACCAGCGCATCGACCTCGCGCCCGAACAACTCGAGGAAGGCGTGCGCGCGTTCTTCAGCGCAGGCGGCACCGGGCTCAACATCACCTTGCCGCACAAGACCGCGGCGTCGCATCTGGCCACCAATCTCGGGCCGTGGGCACAGCGCCTGGGCGCGGTGAACATGCTCACGCGCGAGGCCGGCGGCAGCATCAACGGCGAAAATGTCGATGGCGCCGCCCTGGTGCACGACCTCACCGAACGTTACCGTGTCGATCTGCGCGGCCATGACGTGCTGGTGCTGGGCGCCGGTGGCGCCGGACGCGCGGCGGTATGGGCGCTGCTGGACGCCGGCGCGCGCCGGATCACCGTGGTCAACCGCCACCCGGCCGGCGCCGATGCGCTGGTTGATGCCATCGGCATGCCCGGTCGCGTGCACAGCCGTTACTGGAAAGACCTGGCCAACATCGGCGTGTTCGATCTGATCATCAACGCCACCAGCACCGGCGTGCTCGGCCAGCATCTGGAGCTGCCGTTCAATCTGGTGACCCCGCGCGCCACCTGCTACGACCTGTCCTACGGCCGCGCCGCCTCCGATTTCATGGGCTGGGCGCATGCCTCGGGTGCGCGCTATGCCTTCGATGGCCTCGGCATGCTCATCGAAGGCGGCGCCATGGCCTATGCGCGCTGGTTTGGCGAAACGCCCGACACCGAGCCGGTGTTCGCCGCGCTGCGCGCGCAACATCCGCAAGCCTGA
- a CDS encoding Fic family protein has product MKQPVAPPAWPELFNRYGEQVGAILSNQLRAEVRGKNEHWDHLHHLTPPAGLNAEQWWLGIQFARHALGRPVPPLHDKDGNPFKVVPSDSIQRRLFLVARDAAGALQGADRMPSDAMRERYLLRSLMEEAMTSSQLEGAATTTQVAKDMLRTGRAPRDHGERMIVNNFLTMRELKRWLDSPLTPNVVFEIHRMLTDGTLQDPGAAGRFRRADENIVVQDEIGTLLHSPPPARELPQRLCNFANLVDDDKHFIHPVVRAILVHFQIGYLSFRCCSRSNMKT; this is encoded by the coding sequence ATGAAGCAACCCGTCGCCCCGCCGGCATGGCCGGAATTGTTCAATCGCTACGGCGAACAGGTCGGCGCCATCCTCTCGAATCAGCTCCGCGCCGAGGTCAGGGGCAAGAACGAGCACTGGGACCATCTGCACCACCTCACGCCGCCTGCGGGCTTGAACGCCGAACAGTGGTGGCTGGGCATCCAATTCGCGCGACATGCCTTGGGGCGCCCCGTGCCGCCGCTACACGACAAGGACGGCAACCCGTTCAAGGTCGTGCCGAGCGACAGCATCCAGCGGCGTCTGTTTCTGGTCGCGCGCGATGCCGCCGGTGCCTTGCAGGGCGCCGACCGCATGCCTTCCGACGCCATGCGCGAACGCTATCTGCTGCGGTCGCTGATGGAAGAGGCCATGACCTCGTCGCAACTGGAAGGCGCCGCCACCACGACCCAGGTGGCCAAGGACATGCTGCGCACGGGGCGCGCGCCGCGCGACCACGGCGAACGCATGATCGTCAACAATTTCCTGACCATGCGCGAGCTCAAGCGCTGGCTGGACTCTCCACTGACGCCGAACGTCGTGTTCGAAATCCATCGCATGCTGACCGATGGCACGCTGCAAGATCCGGGTGCCGCCGGCAGGTTTCGGCGCGCGGACGAGAACATCGTGGTGCAGGACGAGATCGGCACCCTCCTGCACAGCCCGCCGCCGGCCCGCGAGCTGCCGCAGCGGCTGTGCAATTTCGCCAACCTTGTCGACGACGACAAGCACTTCATCCACCCGGTGGTGCGCGCCATCCTCGTTCACTTCCAGATCGGCTATCTGTCTTTCCGGTGTTGCTCTCGGAGTAACATGAAGACATGA
- a CDS encoding YkgJ family cysteine cluster protein, translated as MQCRPGCGACCIAPSISSPIPGMPHGKPAGVRCVQLLPDLSCALFGRVERPAVCASLRAEPAMCGTSRGAALTLLTALESATRP; from the coding sequence ATGCAGTGCCGCCCCGGCTGCGGCGCCTGCTGCATCGCCCCATCGATCAGCTCGCCAATACCCGGCATGCCGCACGGCAAGCCCGCCGGCGTGCGCTGCGTGCAGCTATTGCCGGACCTGAGCTGCGCGCTGTTCGGGCGCGTCGAGCGCCCCGCCGTCTGCGCCAGCCTGCGCGCCGAGCCGGCGATGTGCGGCACCTCGCGCGGCGCGGCGCTGACGCTGCTGACCGCGCTGGAGTCCGCCACGCGTCCGTGA
- a CDS encoding IS110 family transposase encodes MSTITMGVDLAKNLFSVCAVDGAGHVQRRQDLGREAFALWLAQVPAGTVVAMEACSGAHHWARRCLEVGLQPRLMAAQFVTPFRKSRTLKNDRNDAEAIATAARQGNMRFVPVKSVEQQARLAWHRVREGYKTEGLEISNRLRGLLAEFGIVMAQGDRALRIALADLDAAASLPAELKELLRDLSAHWAQVRDRIAACDARIEAHAKADERCVRLRALIGIGPLTADAMVASVGSAKEFKNGRQLAAWLGLVPTQHSSGGHTRLGTISCRGDAYLRTLLIQGARSSLQRAKVTAQDRATPEQIWIRQLACRMPFGKLLVAIANKHARQLWAMLAREEAYDAEAWLKHPMVQRPAGKRAVRIAGMA; translated from the coding sequence ATGAGCACTATAACCATGGGCGTGGATTTGGCGAAGAACCTGTTTTCCGTATGTGCGGTGGATGGCGCCGGACACGTGCAGCGGCGGCAGGATCTCGGGCGTGAAGCGTTTGCGCTGTGGCTGGCGCAGGTGCCGGCCGGCACCGTGGTGGCGATGGAGGCATGCAGTGGCGCGCACCATTGGGCGCGGCGCTGTTTGGAGGTCGGTCTGCAGCCGCGCTTGATGGCGGCGCAGTTCGTGACGCCGTTCCGCAAGAGCCGCACACTGAAGAACGACCGCAACGACGCCGAGGCGATTGCCACGGCGGCACGCCAGGGCAACATGCGCTTTGTGCCGGTCAAGTCGGTCGAGCAGCAGGCGCGGCTGGCATGGCATCGCGTGCGCGAGGGCTACAAGACCGAAGGGCTGGAGATCAGCAACCGCCTGCGCGGTCTGCTGGCCGAGTTTGGCATCGTGATGGCGCAGGGTGACCGGGCGTTGCGCATCGCCTTGGCGGATCTCGACGCAGCGGCATCGTTGCCTGCGGAGCTGAAGGAACTGCTGCGCGATCTCAGCGCGCACTGGGCGCAGGTGCGCGACCGCATCGCCGCGTGCGATGCGCGCATCGAAGCGCACGCCAAGGCGGATGAGCGCTGCGTGCGGCTGCGCGCGCTGATCGGCATTGGCCCGCTCACCGCCGATGCGATGGTGGCGAGCGTCGGCTCGGCCAAGGAGTTCAAGAACGGCCGGCAACTGGCCGCATGGCTCGGCCTGGTGCCGACCCAGCACTCCAGCGGCGGGCACACCCGCCTGGGCACGATCAGTTGCCGCGGCGATGCCTACCTGCGCACGCTGCTGATCCAGGGCGCGCGCAGCAGCCTGCAGCGCGCCAAGGTGACTGCACAGGATCGGGCCACGCCCGAGCAGATCTGGATCCGCCAACTGGCGTGTCGGATGCCGTTCGGCAAGCTGCTGGTGGCGATTGCGAACAAACACGCGCGGCAACTGTGGGCGATGCTGGCGCGCGAGGAAGCCTACGACGCCGAGGCGTGGCTGAAGCACCCGATGGTGCAGCGCCCGGCCGGCAAGCGCGCGGTGAGGATCGCCGGCATGGCATGA